In Triticum urartu cultivar G1812 chromosome 6, Tu2.1, whole genome shotgun sequence, the following proteins share a genomic window:
- the LOC125512567 gene encoding uncharacterized protein LOC125512567 yields MASQPAHSRPDRIATPPRFPRSIHETPRATHVYTPAQTATRPDAQATTTTTSPPEHPIGAAQRVMGKKLGKADGARCRRHRRQGEPGVCPLCLRERLSRLSPSATLPSVLAREAASSCCSDSDSDSEASSTEASTGASSGSASPGFHREIKRAARPSLLMRHERVVAVDGDEVVLVMRRRRERPATGFWAKLLRAATGGKKAVDGCSLVHSRTTKAADASSADATKWIIF; encoded by the coding sequence ATGGCCAGCCAGCCAGCCCATTCCCGTCCCGATCGCATCGCAACTCCACCACGGTTCCCGCGCAGCATCCACGAAACTCCCCGCGCGACCCACGTATATACCCCTGCTCAGACCGCCACACGCCCAGACGCACAAGCAACGACGACAACTACTTCTCCACCTGAGCATCCTATTGGCGCGGCACAGAGGGTGATGGGCAAGAAGCTGGGCAAGGCCGACGGCGCGCGGTGCAGGCGGCACCGGCGGCAGGGGGAGCCGGGGGTGTGCCCGCTCTGCCTGCGGGAGCGCCTGTCCCGCCTCTCGCCCTCGGCGACGCTGCCGTCCGTCCTCGCGCGGGAGGCGGCCTCCTCCTGCTGCTCGGACTCGGACTCGGACTCGGAGGCGTCGTCCACGGAGGCGTCCACCGGCGCGTCGTCGGGGTCCGCGAGCCCCGGGTTCCACCGGGAGATCAAGCGCGCCGCGAGGCCGTCGCTGCTGATGCGCCACGAGCGGGTGGTGGCCGTGGACGGCGACGAGGTGGTGCTGGTGATgagaaggaggagggagaggccGGCGACAGGCTTCTGGGCGAAGCTGCTGCGCGCGGCGACCGGGGGCAAGAAGGCCGTCGATGGGTGCTCGCTCGTGCATTCCAGGACGACGAAGGCCGCCGACGCGAGCAGCGCCGATGCCACGAAGTGGATCATATTCTAA